CTTCGCGCGTCTTTGCGTTGAGTGTTTTCCAGTTCTTgcgctttctcttttttgacTTGCAGATTACCGAGGAGTTCTTGTGCCAGCAGTTCGGCAAGTATGGCAACATTACTTCCGTGAAGATCATGTATCcgaggacagaagaggagaagaagagaaatcgaAATTGCGGATTTGTCTCCTTTGAAAGCAGACCGCAAGCTGGTGCGTGCCGAAGAAGAACCGATGTTCCCGGCTCTCCGGTCTCGCGAGTCCgccgcttttctttctgcattTTCAGCTGTCTGCTCACTTCCCTCCCTtccacttccttctcgcttgtctgtctcttctctttggGTGTccgtccttcgtcttcgcttcgccgCCGACTGCAGGCGCGACTCCGATTCGCTGTCGTTTTCCTGTTCTCGCCTGAGCTTAGagtctcgtcctcgtcgcctcGAGACACCCAGGGGAgccttttgttttctcgtttctgctgcAGAGGCTGCGAAGCACAACTTGGACGGGGTCTCCTTCTACGGAATGGTCATTCGAATCGGGTGAGTAGAAgacgcagcgaggagagcaacacgaccgagaagagaaacaaaagagagaggggaagaaagagaagaaatggaagGCGgtaggaaggagaaagaagagaagagaagaaaacagcgaaaaaaccgaaaggagaagaaagatacagaggagacgacgacgaaaagaaggagggaagTCGCAAGATAAGTCGAAAAAGGAGAATGAAAatgaggaggcggagagagagaagagaacgggaTGCAGAGCAGAGGGAAAGCTTTGTTTCTTTGCGTCTTTGGGTTCAGTGTTTTTTCGCAAAATTTGAATTCCTCGAAaatccttttcttcttttgcgaCACAGATGGGGCAAATCCGTGGGCAGGCCGGTGGTAGCTCCGTCGCCATCTCAGCTTCTTGCAGGTGAGGACGGCTGGGACTCGACAACAGCGAAGTCATGCACCCTCCACGCAAGCAAGTGTGGATCTTCAAAGTTTTCCTGTAAATGTGGACGCGATCTACACGACCGTACGACACACATCTTCCACCCCCGTCCTCCCGAGAGAAGTTTTGGCGGCactgagacagaaaaagaaacgcttGTCGCTATGGAAAGCGCAGTCACATGCCTGCGAATGCTCGTCGACATGCCCTTCGCGTGCATGTATCGATggacgcctctctctctctctgtttaAATTTTTGGACATCGACGTTTACAAGTCTACCTACGTACGTCTGTCTGTGCAAATCTCTCGGTGTCTGCGTCCATCTGTATTTTTCTGTATTTTTTGATCTGTGTACGCCTGTGTGTGCcgatatgtatgtatctgcGTCTGCATCTATGTATGATTCGCGTCCATTTCTCTGtccctatatatatatatatatacgtatcgGTATGCATCTTCGCTTGCATCTCTGTCAGTGTCCGGCAAAGCCTGTTCCGTGTTTCCAGCGTTGCTTGGAATCGAGAAACTTTTTTCCGTGATTTGTCGACTTTCTTCCGCAGCCGGCGGAGAGGCCATGAAGGGATCGACACCCATGTCTGGCGGGCAGATGGGGTGCTTCTTCACACCGGGGAGCGGCTCAGGCGGAATGCCTGGCTACGGTTCTCCGTCGCCTGGAAGTCAGAACTCGCCTCCGAGattcagagacagaagagatgTAAGGAAAGAGATCGAGACgggtgtttcttcttttcgtcatgtcgccttctgcccttttccccttctccgtGAGGAAGAGTTTTTGCTGTGctcggaagaggaagagcgacgaggctCCGTCGCAGGAGGCGGGTCCTGCTCTCCACTTGCGTCGATCGCCTACAgtcacagaagaaaggaatcACTCGCCCAAGCAGGACATGGAACGGAGATGCGGAGAAGAACCGGTGGATCGTCTTGGACCGCTTCTGTCTGGTCGAAATGTCTCCCGCGAGACGCGATGTCGCAAGTTCTTCCACTTTCGGAATCGCTGCATTAGGCAACCGGCTCGATGTTTTCTTGCGTGCAGGACGTCGGCATCGTGGAAGTCGTTGTACCGAAAGACAAACGCAAGCGCGTCCTCATCGACCTTCTTGCCAAATACGTCGCGGAAGTAAATGCAACATTCGTCTTTGgacctttccttctcccatGCTCCCTCGCTGTTCCTTCTCAGTCGCTTCCCTTTGTTCTCTCTactcgctttctgtctcaCCCACTCTGTTTCCGATTCACCTGTCGCATTCTGTGTTTTGATTCCGCCACACCCTGTTTCGGTCTCTACTCTCTGCGGAACGTTCTCTGACTTTCTggagtcttctcttcttttcgttccCCTTCCccgtcgcttcgcctctctgttttctcgtttcttttcgtcaAGCGGAGTCTCTCGGTGCCCAGCGGTACTGGCGGCCTtcgacgaaggaagaagcgacggtgtctccctgtttccccctccccctcccccGCTCTTCGTTCTGTCCGTCTCCCTATTGTCGGAGTtgtctgtcgctgcttcttcgctggaAGAACATggtgtctgcttcctcttcctgcgctccatcgccttctccctcaccTCTGCGTTTGTGTCGTCTTCACTCTTCGCGCCGTCTCCCTTCCGGTTACGCTGATCGCGCGACGCGTTGACGACATGGAAATGCTTTCGCTTAGCAGGTCTCGGGGTGTCTGTGCGAAAAACTCTTTGATTTAGGAGGGACATCCCTTCGAGCAACAAATCATGGAGAAGTCGCCTCGTGGCTCGGAAGACGGTGAGAGACAGttgcgaaaagaaaacagatcTTCCCTGCTCTCTCAGACGTAGTTTTTCTTGGTCAAGCAAAACGCTTCTGTCTTCAAAAGGTTCCCCCCGTCTCGCCTCGGCTGCTCCTGTGACACTTGCACGATTTTCGAGCAACAGGCTTCATCCTCTCTTGAGCCTCTCTGCTCAGCTGGATAGACAGGCCGCGAAGGCAGAGTGTAGCCAACTTCTGTGACGTCACCGTCACTATCCTCTCCCTCGATTTCGCGTCATCTCTGCTCGCTGCGTCGAGCCCCCCAGGACTTCGTTTGCCTTTGCAGTGCCAGGTTCTCGCCGGACGTATTCTCGTACCAACCattgtcgctgtctctcctttcgatCGCCTGTGGTCTGCTCTTCGATTTACACTCCTGCCCAGCTCCGTGTTTGCATACCctacaaatacatatatatatgtatatatttatgtatatatttatgtatatatgtatgtatatatgtatgtatatatatatatgtatatatttatgtatatatatatgtatatatatatgtgtatctatatgtgtatctatatatgtttgtatgtgtGTAATCTGGATTGACGCAAGCTTGTATTTACGTCTATCCGCAGACAGAAGTATTTTTGGATGTTGCTGCATGTGAAGTTCCGTGTGCCGCGCATGTAGTTGCTTCCTGTTTCTGTGAACTATTCAGGGAAATTCGACTTTCTTTACGACCATGACTCTCCGGATAACATCTACTACAGGTGAGACCTGCGATAAACGGAACATGCGACGCAGCTGCTTGCTTTTTTGTGCGACAGAGTCGCACTCAGGCAACGTCTtccaaacgcatgcactcttcTTTCGACCGTTTCTGCAGATGGAgagtcttcgccttctcccagGGAGACACGCTGCGCTCTTGGCGAACGGAGCCTTTCCACATTTTTCTGGGCGGACGAAAGTGGAAGCCTCCTTCCGAAAAATTCTTCCAGGAAAGGTCCGTGGAAACCGAATCTTCGAAACATGTacatctcttcttccacgtgcaaaattatatatatatatatgtatatatatgtatatgtatatacatatatatatgtagttACGTATACACTTTTACTGTAAGTGCCTGTGTACGTTTGCTTAGAactgtacatatacatgtgcatgcgtttatCCGTAACTGCAAATGAACATCCACTTCTTTTTTTAATAAATACTTTACATAGGAAATGGAAAAGCACACGCGCATGCCAGAGGGCGTCGCTGTTCGTTCGACGTTTTACACTTGCTTTGCATTTCAAGACTCGGCTgacagaagcgacgagaagaggctttgctctgcatgcagtttcccTGCCTTTGCCTTCGTTTCGAGAAGCAGTGCACTCTCcagttttttccttctcgttcgacTCCTCAGACCGtaaactgcatgcgaccgTCGAGACCGCAATttgttcttctgtttttctgtctctgcttgcgCGCATTTGGCCACCGGCCCAttggaggcgaaagaagccGCCAAGTGCCTGCGCGTCTGCGGTCGTGAAGTGATAAGATGGACTGGGCAacgtcgtttcttctgtcctcccttttcttttcttttttctgctttttaACCTTTTCACTGAGAGAGCCGCAttttttcgtcctctctccctccgtcCGTGTCTCGCAGGAGTCGACacaaagtggagaggaaagacgactCGTGAGTTCAGAAACAAGACtctcaactgcatgcgtccacTATAGATGCGTTCACAGAAAAGTCCCGTAGAGGCAGGCGCTTTTTCCGggcttcgcatgcagtgtgaTCCCACacgaaacgaggaagaaacaaaagggGGAATTTTTTAGCGCAGCGAAGGCGGTATTCGCTGTAGAAGTATAACCGACTGAACTctcgtgtctttctcctAGACGAGACAGATCGTTCTACATGCGgtgaagagaggcgagcaTGAAAGACACTCGCGAGTCCCCGTCCGTCTGGAATTCTTGgatcttttttcttctctgaccTCCGACCGCGCTCGCGCAAACTTGTCGACGGAatgttctttctccttccgcaGCCACAGCGCAGCCAAAGGAGGAGAGCACCTGGGCTCTGAAGATCGAGACACTCTCGAAGAGCACTTGCGAGACATCACTCGACAGAGGTAACGACGACGTCTTCCAGGAAACGATTCAGCAGACAATGGCATGCTCTCGATTCAACAGGAAACAGTTCTCTTCACGGGACCTAAACAATCGTTTACTTCTGCATTCTAAAAATAAATGTGCTTTCgcacacaaatacatatatatatatatatatgtatatatatgcatgtgtatgtatgtatatatgtgtataccTATTTatgtggatatatatatatatatatatctgtatgtgtGAATATGCGTGTATGCATAGACGTATTTATGTGAACATCTCTGTCACTCTCTCCGTCTATTTACGTACATGAATATACAAACGGTGTTCAGGGTCTGTGAGGAGATGAGCTTTTTTTTGGAAAGGCTGCAGTTTCGCTGTGTTTTCAGCGCGTTGACGGTCTCTGTGTTGGTGCCTGTGGTGTGGTGTCTGCAGAGAGTCGGTGAAAAACGCCATGGTTTTCTGCATGAGTCACGCGAACTGTTCGGCGGAGATTGCGCTCTGTCTGTACGAAGCTCTGACGCTGGCGGAAACGAATCTCGACTCCAAACTTGCTCGTCTCTATCTCCTCTCGGACATCCTTTTCAACTCTTCTGCGCCGACGCCTTCGGCCTGGTCGTATCGCGCCAGCCTCGAAAAGTACCTGCCAAGAATCTTTCTTCACTGGACGCAAAGTAAGTTGACCAGCGTGTATTTCCAACTCAACAGGCACACCCGTACATATATCTGCACATATGTTTGGGGATAGAGATAGGTACTTGCCCACAGCTTCATGTCGTCCCCTCTAAACAGGCGTACGTATACAAATGTGCAtcagtgtacgtacacacacatatatatacatatatattaatATGAATATAggaatgcatatatatacctatatatatgtacatgtatacattcgtatatatatatatatatacgtgcatGGATTTCTAAGTAGAACTTCTATATACATGAGGGTAGATCCGAGTTTTGTGACTTTTCTTAGCCTGTTGAAAGGGGGAACGAGTTCGCAGGGTGAGACTTCTCCAGCGCGAGAGGAGTGAACTCACAAAGACGCAGGACGCACGAGAGGCCAAGGCCGACACGCAGATAAAGTGAGGATGGATttcgttcgttttcctccgttttttcaGTGTTTTGCGGCaactcgacagagagagaatccGAACAGAAAGACGCGGCGAACGgggaggccgaggaagagatACGCCGCAGAGAACGGAAACAAAAATATCAAATTCGGCGTCTCCTCAAGCGTCTCCTGCGGATCTGGACGGGATGGGCCGTCTATTCACCCGCGTTTCTCCAAgtgcggagacagacggatgAGGAGGAGAAATGCTCCGAAAAAACTTGTTCTAGAGAAAAGGATTCTCCGGGAGAAAGGACCTCAAATActgcttctgtgtttcgATATCGAGCGCCGCTGCTCCGGATTCGCTTCTCGTGCACCACCGTCGAAAGATTGACATTCATAGCCCACAAAAAAAGACTGAAGGGCTGCAGGCTACCAGAGCGGTCTGACTTGCGAGCGCCTCACTCGTCAGCGTCGCTTCCGAGACAGCTCTATGAAACGCATATCTCATCggcaaacagagaaacgcgcgaatCTATGACCTTaccatacacatatatatacatatatatatatatatgcttctACATAGGCATTTACTTAGGGCAccatacatgcacatatactGACACCtaagtatatatacatatatacgtagatgCATTgaaacgtatatatatatatatatatttatatatatttatatgtatgtagtTGTCTGATTTGTCTCGTGCATGTGCtggtgttttttctttccgttttctgtttcggcttttcgtttttttgccAGGGCTTGGaggcctcgctcttctcggcgGACTTCCCTGCGCAGCTCGCAGAGGCGCCGGAGGAGGCGGGACCCCccgcagaagctgctgagCTTGTCGACGACGATGTGGATGGACAACCGATCGCCGCTGCAGAAGCTTGCCTTTTGGCGAAGTATCCTCTCCAACTTAGGGAGCAGATTCATGTGAGAGCCGCAGAACGTTTTCTGcaccttctcgctcttcgtcgtgtcgcgttttctctcctctggggcgttcgttgtcttctcctgcttgcgcgtcctctcccgtccgcttctccctcccgGCATGTTGTccggcgcttctctcgctttgctCGTGGACGCCGCGGCCGTGCGTCACCCTTCGCTCGCTTGAATCTCTGCGTTTGGCTCGGCTTCGCTGTGTcggcgttctcttctctgttcgcaGCAATGGTGCCGCCTCGACCGATCCGAGTTAGAGAAACTTTGTCTGCAGCGGGGTGTCGCAGCtcgcggaggcggcggctcTGCAGGCTGCGCGATCGACCgcctcgcatgcagcgaatATTACTTGCAGCTGAAGACCGAGGTACGTTGTCGCTCTTCGATCTGCCTGTCTCGCACACCCGTCGTCCTTGTCCACTCCCTCATCCTCCTGTTGGCTtggcgtctcctttcctcaaACGGTTCACGATGCAAACGCACCTCTCTGTTCACCGACCTCAATCTGTGAATTCGTCCGTCTCTTTCGATCACCTCTCCGTATCGATCTCCATCTCCATATCTATATACGTCTATATCTACctatctacctatctatctacctatctatctacctattgctatctatctatcgctttctatgtatttatgtctgtctgtgtctacCTATATAGCTATCTGTGTATGTATCTCAGTTTATCCCTGTCTGCCAGTacatgtctgtgtgtgtaaaCAACGTTCCAGTTGTCCACTCGCGGTCGGGTGCGTCTCCCTGTGCGTCGCCATGCTTTTTCTTCGGGATCGGCATGCACGAAGGTGTGGAGAATGTTCGACGTTTCAGGCCGAAGACGCGCCGCTGCAGCTGTCGTCGATGGGGCAGGCGGCTGCGTTGCGAGCCGCGGCGGGAGACGCGGACGCGCTGAGCACCTTCTGGTCGTCGTCGCTCGCGCCTCTGGGCTCGAAGGCGTTTGCGgagggaggcggaggagaggCGGGGCAAGACGCGCTCGCCGAAGGTCCGAGCGGCGAGCGCGGCGTAGCGGAAGAGACGCCGGGGACGCTCGACCGCCGCGACAGCGATCGCGGCGActcggagaaggaggaggtgAAGAGCGACTCCTCGGATGACATCTTCGACCTccccgaggaagaagagaagagcttcgaggacgagagagacaaggagacagagaaggaaagtgaaaaagaggagaaacgggcGGCGATGGACCGGATGAAGATGCGCCAAGTCGAACTGCAAGTCACGCAGCTCCAAGTggaactcgagaagaaaggtccggaaaaaagagataCGTGGAAAGCCGTCCAGGAAAGCTTCAGTCGCTCCGCAGAGTGGAAGCCCCACAACCGCGCGCCTCACAACGTCATTTCTGCACCAGCTGTTGCATTTTTCACAGACTCTacaagaggaaacggaagagcgagaagcgggAGACTCCGAAATCTGCCGCCCATAgtcccgtttctctctgcgcctcaACTCAGTGTTGAGATGGTCGAAGGATGGGGAACAAAGGAGGCATTCGGCAGTGTGCAGGGGATGTCGATCTGTGACAAGAAAGTGGATGTTGAGTGAATGCCGGGGCGGCTtcaaaaaaaaagagaacaacATGTACACTTGGAAGTCGAGTTAGTCCTTCAAAAGGAGGCTTCTTCTGAATGTCTCGCTCTTTTAGACACTCAGTGGTTCGTCCTCAATGGCAGAGGTGGAGGGAGAGTTCTAGAccgcttttcttcgcggcCCCGGCGATAAGTCCGCGTCCAAATTggttttgcatgcacgccagctgcatgcgttgttgCAGAGACCTGGGTATTTTgattttctgctttttccccttttgTGTTCGCTTCCGTGTCTGCGTGAGTCGTCTGGACGTTGCGTATGTTTTGAGGTGACGTTTGTGTTGAGAAGCCAGTGGTTTCTGAGAAAATACAGTATTTTCCGCGCAAGGCATGTTTGGAGATTGAGTAGATTTCAGGAAAGCCGCTCGAGAGACTCTTTCCACCGGCCTCCTCTGAGGCACACAAGAGTGAGATCCCGCGCAGAGgggctgtgcatgcgtctctgcttctccgctcggaaagcgggagagaagaagaaacgtttGGTGTGTCTGCGACAAAAAATCGCGGattcgcttcgtctctgcatgcaggcttCGAAAAGGACGTAATCGAGGTGAAGTGCGACCAACTGCGACAGGAACTGATCAGCGTAAGACAAAGAACAAGGActgagaggagaaggagaagagcctCGTGACACACAGGAAATGCATGCgaaagaacaaggagaaTCGCGAATCACAGAGACAGGACCGAGCGTAAACCGAGACAGGAGCAGGACAAGAGGAGCACCGATGTGAAAAGGAACAGGACTCAAGGAACAGGACTCaaagggagagcgaagagagggtGGCGATGAGAGGCAACCCCAGAGACAGAagttctgtcttctttctgacTTCGCTCCCCCTGTCGCCATGCAGGCAGCATGCCCAGCTCCATTCCACACACTTTCTACCATACCAGAGATGTTTAATATTTTTTTAAATTTTtgttatacatatatagatagatatgaaTATTGATagatatgaatatatatatatatatatatatatatatatagatagatagatagatgtaGATAGCTCTTTCTGTCGTCATCGAGATTTATCGATCTGTCTGgatcgtttcttctcgctcgctgtgtctcgcgtttcctcctttgTTGGCTTACCTGTAgctttttctgtgcatgcacacaagaACCGTTCTAattgtatttatatatatatatatatatatatatgtatatgcatgtatatagaGAGTGACTTACGTCTAcctgcttcgttctctccgtccGAGTTTTCATGCCGTTCTGCGTATGTATCTGTATTGTCCGTTTCTAGCCAAAAAAGGATATAATGTAAAATGTATATGTGTGCACATCATGTACACGTCAAGTGGTACCAATATAGTAGCGGGAGTGATGTTTTTCGATTAAGGAGGGGAGTGGAGTCAAGACtttcagaagaaagacggtTCTTCGGAGGCTTTCGGAAACCTCTGcccgtctgtgtctcgccgtacgcttcgtctccgtctgtggTAGCGTTtttttgctgcatgcaaaggggTCTGCTTTCTTCGATTTCCGCTTGACAGGAAATTCAAAAAGAAGTCCAGAAAGAAGCTGCACAGGCGGATCAGGCGCATTCGtcggagaaaagcgacgcgAAGGAAAAGTCTGATCGCAAAGGCGCCACCAGTGTAAGTCCGCGCTTTTCCGTGCTTTCGGCATGCCAGAAGAGGCGATGAAAAGAATACCAACAAGGCCTCGTCTCAGCATGTCCCTATCCCCTACCGTAGCTAGATCCGAAACCCCTGTACACAAAACTTCTATTTATGCAGATATCTATTCAATACAAATATATCCATACACATCTATATgtaaaaatatatatatatatatatatatgcgtttcttctcgtttctctcccattctgtctctgtgtgtatgtacacctttCTGATTGTATCTACATGTGcgtgtatatgtataatatAAATGTGGAGTACATGGGTATATTTTTATATGcttacatatacatattcatgATGGTAAGGTGTCTGATGACAGAGAGGAACATCTGCGGGTTCACTGCGCGCTCTCGTGTTTGAAGGAagctgagaaaaagaagcaagcgATGTTGCTTCCCCCTTGACAGCTATCGAATATTCACggagaggcgcatgcgctgATACATGCAGATCTGTTCATGCGGATGCGTTTTGCGTCTTTCGCCTGTAAGGTCGTTCGTTTCGGACTTTTGTTGAAcgatcttctttctcgtttttgtgATGTGCGTCTTTTCAGCGGAAGAGGCAAGTTCCtttcgacttctttctcgcttttctcattccctgtttcttcttctccgagctttcgtctttcgtttcttgccCAGACAACAGCTTTGCCGCAGTGCACCTCACTTTCGCGTTTGAATCCCGTAGACACCTTCTGTGTCTTGATTTCTGCAGCAGTCGCGTCTTAAATTCGAGAAATAAAAATGCACTAGGAAGCAGGCAACTCCACTAGGGAAACGTTCTGTTACACAACCGAAAACAACCATATtcggaaaaaggaaaaacgaaatcgGAAAAATCCAGTAAATGAATAATGAGTCGCCAACCAACTCTTACAGTCACAGCGTCCTCATATGCGGTTCGCCACAGATGCGTGCGGCTGTATCTGCAcacgcatgtatatatatatatatttatataaatatatatatatatatatgtatttaaATTTAAACTGCACACATTTGTGATTTGCATGTATGCATTCTGCAGTACTACTTGCACACTGCACCTTTCACATATGAATATGAaaatatatttgtatatatatatatatatatttatatatatttaggtgtatgtgtatttttttgTGTGCGGGTTGTTGCGTGGTTGATGCATGTTGGTGTCTTTTTCCTTGTCGATCACTGACAATGCtgctgtgtttttctttttttcagacCCCATGGaagttcgtctctgtctcatTCGAGACCTTCGAAACTGTCCTGTTCCTAGCTTCAAAGTcatttccttttcgttttctctgacCTGCGAAAAAatcgttttttcttgtctccctttctcgcttcgcGGTTCGTTCGTCGCCGCAAAGCTCTCGCTCT
This window of the Toxoplasma gondii ME49 chromosome VI, whole genome shotgun sequence genome carries:
- a CDS encoding RNA recognition motif-containing protein (encoded by transcript TGME49_240710), which gives rise to MRGPLGRGAGGGVASDDRTRGMSDLGKSFQPDGPPTPPDTPHRNFIRGGVFDPSSGHTSVIREPRKPGGSLWLPPPASAANADSVAAAAAAAAAAAEPGASPSTAKKSTKGSHKKEIDSFLEEIKKKQELIDKKKQLYKQLSETRTEDERMVLRAQLTAIENATRLPGAPPVDLEKESSTNLYLGNLSPEITEEFLCQQFGKYGNITSVKIMYPRTEEEKKRNRNCGFVSFESRPQAEAAKHNLDGVSFYGMVIRIGWGKSVGRPVVAPSPSQLLAAGGEAMKGSTPMSGGQMGCFFTPGSGSGGMPGYGSPSPGSQNSPPRFRDRRDDVGIVEVVVPKDKRKRVLIDLLAKYVAEEGHPFEQQIMEKSPRGSEDGKFDFLYDHDSPDNIYYRWRVFAFSQGDTLRSWRTEPFHIFLGGRKWKPPSEKFFQERSRHKVERKDDSHSAAKGGEHLGSEDRDTLEEHLRDITRQRESVKNAMVFCMSHANCSAEIALCLYEALTLAETNLDSKLARLYLLSDILFNSSAPTPSAWSYRASLEKYLPRIFLHWTQMFCGNSTERESEQKDAANGEAEEEIRRRERKQKYQIRRLLKRLLRIWTGWAVYSPAFLQGLEASLFSADFPAQLAEAPEEAGPPAEAAELVDDDVDGQPIAAAEACLLAKYPLQLREQIHQWCRLDRSELEKLCLQRGVAARGGGGSAGCAIDRLACSEYYLQLKTEAEDAPLQLSSMGQAAALRAAAGDADALSTFWSSSLAPLGSKAFAEGGGGEAGQDALAEGPSGERGVAEETPGTLDRRDSDRGDSEKEEVKSDSSDDIFDLPEEEEKSFEDERDKETEKESEKEEKRAAMDRMKMRQVELQVTQLQVELEKKDSTRGNGRARSGRLRNLPPIVPFLSAPQLSVEMVEGWGTKEAFGSVQGMSICDKKVDVE